In a single window of the Pseudanabaena sp. BC1403 genome:
- the topA gene encoding type I DNA topoisomerase, protein MKKLLLVESPSKCKTIQAILGSEWQVEASFGHFTELAKDGEDSLGFTMHKDTNKIECRYQLTEGKGQQVVAKLRAAVKNASEVVLATDGDREGEGIAWHLQQQLHLRNPKRAVYNQITPTAVKVAIANAHQLDLNLISAQRARQCLDRLIGFKVSPLVRLTSGGSSAGRVQSVALHIVCQREREINTFVPITYWSVWTEYAEGFTAFYAGSSEIEPVLDDQDVTDDAAEVNTESTVESKRVLSEAEATRIIQVARNHPHVVREATGVTAQKSPLPPFITSSLQQAASVRLGLSPEETMKVAQELFEGVDLPQGRKGLITYHRTDSTSLAPEFCAEVKEWLSKHDPDNVPKKTTRYREQATAQSAHEAIRPTYLSITPKTVRDHLSTKQHQLYELIWRRAVASQCANALIQKSRVIIQAGSTLWQTRGSILTFAGYTRYWNDLSKDKHIPALTSGQTLALVNAGFTQKQTQPPARYSEAKLVQVLERQGVGRPSTFAAIVKTLKDRNYVLLKGKVLEPSALGMSTDDVLHKTFPDLLRADFTAGMETTLDEISVGKLEWQSYLIGWHQSYFQPMLARAYTNLGADLQPSDRKNELSDVGCPACNHPLSKIPSKKVSGGHFLKCEHGCENLVMFWSDRRNQWEIPQPKGENAVTAEVTSFACPVCGKPLAKFPYTKDGVDKVMLKCADVQARQRKDHADVVFFWSSQERWWSKKFGDLDEAAKPNLGKSSTGKEKKAAQGKPKQAGKVAKPSPKKLS, encoded by the coding sequence ATGAAAAAGCTGTTACTCGTTGAATCTCCATCTAAGTGCAAAACCATCCAAGCCATCCTTGGTAGTGAATGGCAAGTGGAAGCTTCCTTTGGTCACTTTACAGAACTTGCCAAAGATGGTGAAGATAGCTTGGGCTTTACGATGCACAAAGATACCAACAAAATTGAATGTCGTTACCAATTGACTGAAGGTAAAGGTCAACAGGTAGTCGCTAAACTTCGCGCTGCTGTGAAGAATGCATCAGAAGTGGTGCTTGCTACCGATGGCGATCGCGAGGGTGAGGGGATTGCTTGGCATTTACAACAGCAACTGCATCTGCGTAATCCCAAACGCGCTGTCTATAACCAGATTACGCCTACGGCGGTTAAGGTGGCGATCGCCAATGCTCATCAGTTAGATTTGAACCTGATTTCCGCACAACGCGCTAGACAATGCTTGGACAGGTTGATTGGGTTCAAGGTTTCTCCCCTTGTGCGTCTTACAAGTGGCGGTAGCTCGGCGGGTCGGGTGCAGTCGGTAGCTTTGCATATTGTCTGCCAGCGTGAACGCGAGATTAATACCTTTGTGCCGATTACTTACTGGTCGGTATGGACGGAATATGCTGAAGGATTCACGGCTTTTTATGCGGGTAGTAGTGAGATTGAGCCTGTGCTTGACGATCAGGATGTCACCGATGATGCGGCGGAAGTGAATACGGAATCTACGGTGGAGTCAAAACGGGTATTGTCGGAAGCGGAAGCTACCCGAATTATTCAAGTGGCGCGTAATCATCCCCATGTCGTTCGCGAAGCTACGGGTGTCACGGCTCAAAAATCACCTCTACCGCCTTTTATTACCAGTTCGCTCCAGCAAGCTGCCTCAGTGAGGTTAGGGCTATCGCCTGAAGAGACGATGAAGGTGGCTCAAGAGTTGTTTGAGGGTGTCGATTTACCTCAAGGTCGTAAGGGTTTGATTACCTATCACCGCACTGATAGCACTAGTCTCGCTCCTGAGTTTTGCGCTGAGGTGAAGGAATGGCTGTCAAAGCACGATCCTGATAATGTTCCTAAAAAAACTACTCGTTATCGCGAACAGGCAACTGCTCAATCCGCCCATGAAGCGATTCGTCCTACCTATTTGAGTATTACTCCGAAAACGGTGAGAGACCATCTCAGTACCAAACAGCATCAACTCTATGAGTTAATCTGGCGCAGAGCCGTTGCCTCTCAATGTGCGAATGCTTTGATTCAGAAAAGTCGGGTGATTATTCAGGCAGGTTCCACGCTTTGGCAGACTAGGGGCAGTATTCTCACCTTTGCGGGTTATACGCGCTATTGGAATGATTTGAGTAAGGATAAACATATTCCTGCTTTAACAAGCGGTCAGACTTTGGCTTTGGTAAATGCAGGTTTTACGCAGAAACAAACTCAACCTCCTGCTAGGTATAGCGAGGCGAAGTTAGTGCAGGTACTGGAACGTCAGGGTGTGGGTAGACCGAGTACGTTTGCGGCGATCGTTAAGACGCTGAAGGATCGGAACTATGTGTTACTCAAGGGTAAGGTTCTCGAACCTTCGGCTTTGGGAATGTCTACGGATGATGTGTTGCACAAAACTTTCCCTGATTTGCTCAGAGCCGATTTTACCGCAGGGATGGAGACGACTTTGGATGAGATCTCGGTGGGTAAGTTAGAGTGGCAAAGCTATTTGATTGGTTGGCATCAGTCTTATTTTCAGCCAATGTTAGCGCGGGCTTATACGAATCTCGGTGCGGATTTACAGCCAAGCGATCGCAAAAATGAGCTTTCGGATGTGGGTTGTCCTGCTTGTAACCATCCGCTTAGTAAGATTCCTTCTAAGAAAGTCAGTGGTGGGCATTTTCTCAAGTGTGAGCATGGCTGTGAGAATCTAGTGATGTTTTGGAGCGATCGCCGCAATCAGTGGGAGATTCCTCAACCGAAGGGTGAGAATGCAGTGACGGCAGAGGTGACTAGTTTTGCTTGTCCTGTCTGTGGTAAGCCTTTGGCTAAGTTTCCCTATACTAAGGATGGTGTGGATAAGGTGATGTTGAAGTGTGCGGATGTTCAGGCGCGTCAACGCAAGGATCATGCGGATGTGGTCTTTTTCTGGTCTTCTCAGGAAAGGTGGTGGTCGAAGAAGTTTGGTGATCTGGATGAGGCGGCTAAGCCGAATTTGGGTAAGAGTTCAACGGGTAAAGAGAAGAAAGCTGCTCAGGGAAAGCCTAAACAGGCAGGTAAAGTGGCTAAGCCTAGTCCTAAAAAGTTGTCTTAA
- a CDS encoding nuclear transport factor 2 family protein has translation MIETVETQIINLEERLRQAMLASDVSILDELLAPEIIITNHLGQLLKKQDDLAAHASGLIKISDLKPSEQHIQIHREIAIVSVRMQILGSYDGNPANGDFRFTRIWTVSSRETWHIIAAHIGMVI, from the coding sequence ATGATTGAAACAGTTGAAACTCAGATTATCAACCTCGAAGAACGGCTCAGGCAAGCAATGCTTGCTTCTGATGTCAGCATTTTAGATGAACTCCTAGCTCCTGAAATTATCATTACCAATCATCTTGGGCAATTATTGAAAAAACAAGACGATCTAGCTGCTCACGCCTCTGGTTTGATCAAGATAAGCGATTTAAAACCTTCTGAACAGCATATTCAAATCCATAGAGAGATAGCAATTGTCTCAGTCCGAATGCAAATATTAGGTAGCTATGATGGTAACCCTGCAAATGGGGACTTTCGTTTCACGCGCATTTGGACTGTCTCTTCTAGGGAAACTTGGCATATCATTGCCGCCCATATTGGTATGGTGATTTAA
- a CDS encoding type IV secretory system conjugative DNA transfer family protein produces MNFLMFWFSQKNLSKKIPKKIFLLAIAVSIACLVPVEMAYSQEMDSSPPSAEKKSSANGLPPELASIANQLLTPTGGIIAACAIGMVFLGMNGGGNSKNKLANAHWANGAEIAAARKKAKEQINRRERNKLSLFIVKPKLIFPPELISRPGVATPNHEIPVAGQKPKVIQVSQADRTIWLPDANRGIAVLGGTGSGKTYGVIDPAIRSAIDQGFPIILYDYKYAEQSSCIAGVAAAAGYQVSIFAPSFPESGICNPLDFIRDAADVDMARQVAIVLNRNFKSGGKGSEDPFFTNSGDQLIQAVLLLAKTTPYPDIIFCAKALGANNLPARVQNANLPTWVETSFGQLISMADSEKTVASVISTASILFSRFMSPDILSVFCGKTTIPLQLKGKQLLIIGMKREKQDVVAPLLATVLHMIVTRNVVSTKREDPLLVAIDELPTLYLPSLVQWLNVHREDGLSCMLGFQNLVQLEETYGKEVSRAIFGGCATKAIFNPLEPESAKIFSDYLDDEHLKYKSKSRSSGGGRTSTSTSEQERTRKLFAPEDFLKLPQGNCILISPGYSSKKEANVPRRCHIKIPKVDAERADRSKSKWEALKLKLVQQGHQVPITDAAIASRKDYFQEHFPLPAKDAPNAPKSTVPAWAEGL; encoded by the coding sequence ATGAATTTTTTGATGTTTTGGTTTAGCCAAAAGAATCTCTCCAAGAAAATCCCCAAGAAAATATTTTTGCTGGCGATCGCGGTTTCGATCGCTTGTCTCGTTCCTGTAGAGATGGCGTATTCTCAGGAAATGGACAGTTCTCCCCCGTCAGCAGAGAAGAAGTCTTCAGCCAATGGTTTGCCTCCTGAACTTGCTTCCATTGCTAATCAGCTACTCACACCCACAGGTGGAATTATTGCGGCTTGTGCGATCGGTATGGTCTTCTTGGGCATGAATGGTGGTGGCAATAGTAAAAATAAGTTAGCTAATGCTCACTGGGCAAATGGTGCGGAGATTGCGGCGGCGAGGAAAAAGGCTAAGGAACAGATTAATCGGCGCGAACGTAATAAGCTGTCTCTATTTATCGTTAAGCCTAAATTAATTTTTCCGCCCGAATTGATTTCTCGCCCAGGGGTGGCTACACCTAACCATGAAATTCCTGTTGCGGGTCAAAAGCCTAAAGTCATTCAGGTATCGCAAGCGGATCGGACGATCTGGCTCCCCGATGCTAATCGTGGCATTGCGGTACTTGGCGGTACGGGTTCGGGTAAAACCTATGGCGTGATTGACCCTGCGATTCGGAGTGCGATCGATCAGGGATTTCCAATTATTCTCTACGATTACAAATATGCCGAACAATCGTCATGCATTGCAGGCGTGGCGGCGGCGGCAGGCTATCAGGTTAGTATCTTTGCTCCAAGTTTTCCTGAAAGTGGTATCTGCAATCCCCTTGATTTTATTCGTGATGCTGCGGATGTGGATATGGCGCGACAGGTAGCGATCGTCCTTAATCGCAACTTCAAGTCTGGCGGCAAAGGTAGTGAAGACCCTTTCTTTACCAATAGTGGCGACCAACTAATTCAAGCAGTGCTGTTACTGGCAAAGACCACTCCCTATCCCGATATTATTTTCTGTGCCAAGGCATTGGGTGCGAATAATCTGCCCGCTAGAGTCCAAAATGCGAACTTACCAACTTGGGTGGAAACCAGCTTCGGGCAGTTGATTTCGATGGCGGATTCTGAGAAAACCGTTGCTTCGGTAATCTCGACTGCGAGTATTCTCTTTAGCCGTTTCATGTCCCCTGATATCCTCAGCGTGTTCTGTGGCAAGACGACGATTCCTTTGCAGTTGAAAGGCAAGCAATTGCTGATTATCGGCATGAAGCGAGAAAAGCAGGATGTGGTTGCACCATTATTGGCGACGGTGTTGCACATGATTGTTACCCGTAATGTCGTGTCTACTAAACGAGAAGATCCCCTGCTAGTAGCGATCGACGAATTACCAACGCTTTATTTACCAAGCCTTGTCCAATGGCTGAACGTTCATCGTGAGGATGGCTTGTCCTGTATGTTGGGTTTCCAAAATCTCGTACAACTCGAAGAAACCTATGGCAAGGAAGTATCAAGAGCAATCTTTGGTGGCTGTGCGACTAAGGCAATCTTCAATCCCCTTGAGCCTGAATCAGCGAAGATTTTCTCTGACTACCTTGACGATGAGCATTTGAAGTACAAGTCCAAGTCCCGTAGTTCGGGTGGTGGTCGGACTAGCACCAGTACATCGGAGCAGGAGCGTACGCGCAAACTATTTGCCCCAGAGGATTTTCTCAAGTTACCGCAAGGTAATTGTATTCTCATATCTCCTGGCTATAGCTCTAAGAAAGAAGCGAATGTGCCTCGGCGTTGCCATATCAAAATTCCAAAAGTTGATGCGGAGAGGGCTGATAGGAGCAAGTCCAAATGGGAGGCACTGAAGCTTAAATTAGTGCAGCAAGGACATCAAGTACCGATTACGGATGCGGCGATCGCTTCGCGTAAGGATTACTTTCAAGAGCATTTTCCTTTACCTGCGAAAGATGCTCCCAATGCTCCTAAGTCCACTGTTCCTGCTTGGGCTGAAGGTTTATAG
- a CDS encoding DUF1993 domain-containing protein: protein MRAYVNDLLMPNFYFHITTAYNIMRMSGAPIGKQDFMTHLVPFVKHHD, encoded by the coding sequence TTGCGAGCTTACGTAAATGATCTTCTGATGCCAAACTTTTATTTTCATATCACGACGGCATACAACATCATGCGTATGTCAGGAGCACCAATAGGCAAGCAGGATTTTATGACGCACTTAGTACCTTTCGTGAAACACCATGATTGA
- a CDS encoding Uma2 family endonuclease produces MVQTPVKPLTLEEFLKLPETKPACEFIDGEIVQKPMPQGKHSTVQLDLGSAINLALKPKKIARAYSELRCNFGDRSVIPDIAVFTWERIPRDNDGKVSNLFETAPNWVIEILSPDQNQTKVIRNILYCLDHGTEMGWLLDPDEELVFVYFSDRTIAVFENKSDRLPLPSFAESFQLTVGELFSWLED; encoded by the coding sequence ATGGTTCAAACTCCTGTTAAACCTTTAACCCTTGAAGAGTTTCTGAAATTACCAGAGACAAAACCCGCTTGTGAATTTATTGATGGGGAGATAGTCCAAAAGCCAATGCCGCAGGGAAAACATAGTACAGTTCAGCTTGACCTTGGCTCGGCAATTAACCTAGCTCTCAAACCGAAAAAGATTGCCCGTGCTTATTCAGAGTTGCGGTGTAATTTTGGCGATCGCTCGGTTATTCCAGACATCGCCGTTTTTACTTGGGAACGAATTCCTAGGGATAACGATGGCAAAGTATCGAATCTATTTGAGACTGCGCCTAATTGGGTAATCGAGATCCTTTCGCCAGACCAAAACCAAACAAAAGTAATTCGGAATATTCTCTACTGTTTAGATCATGGGACAGAGATGGGATGGTTACTCGATCCCGATGAGGAATTGGTATTTGTATATTTTAGCGATCGCACGATTGCTGTGTTTGAAAATAAAAGCGATCGCTTGCCATTGCCATCCTTTGCAGAATCGTTTCAGCTTACGGTGGGTGAATTGTTTAGTTGGTTAGAAGATTAA